The region GCTCGGCGACGCGACCCTGGTCCAGGACGACGATGCGGTCCGCGGTGGCCGCCTGGCTGAGCCGGTGGGCGACGATCAACGTGGTACGGCCCTCGGTGGCCGCCACGGCAGCCCGGTCGAGGTCGCGCGCGCCCGCGCTGCCCGCCTCCGCGGTGGCCTCGTCGAGGACCGCGACGGCGGGGTCGGCGAGGACGAGGCGGGCCAACGCGAGTTGCTGGGCCTGCGCCGCGGTCAGCTGGCGCCCGCCCTCGCCCACCGCGGTCGCCAGACCATCCGGCAGGGTGCGCAACCACTGGGTGGCGCCGACGAGGTCGAGGGCGCGGGTCAGCTCGGCGTCGGTGGCGGCCGGGTCGGCCAGCCGCAGGTCCTCGGCGAGCGGCCCGGCGAACACGTGCACCTCCTGGCTGACGAGGGCGATCTCGCGCCGGAGGCGGTGTTCGCCGAGCTGGGCCAGCGGCACGCCGCGCAGGCTCACCGAACCCTGGCTGGGCTCGATGATGCCGGCGATGATGCCGGCGAGCGTGCTCTTGCCCGCGCCGCTCGCACCCACGAGGGCGACGCGCTCTCCGGGTGCGAGACGGAGGGCGATGTCCCGCAGCACGACCGGTCCGTCGTCGTAGCGGTGCTGCGCGACGGTCACCTCCAGCGCCGCCGGCTCGGGCCGCTCCGGACGGGCGGGCCGAGGGCTGTCGGACGATGCGGTGTCCGGCAACGTGGTCACCCCGACGAGCCGGGCGAGACTCGCCCCGGCCTGGAGCACCGAGTCCGACTCGAACAGCAGCAGGCCGATGGGGTTGAAGAGGCGGTGGAAGTACAGGGCGGCGGTGGTCGCCGCACCGACGGTGGACAGGTCCTCGCGGACCAGCAGGAAGCCGGCGAGCAGCACGGCGGCCAGACCCACGAACTCGGACCTGTTGATGCGCAGCCCGAACCGGGTGAACAGGCCGAAGATCTCCAGCGACAGGTCGCGGGCCACAGCGGAGCGATCCGCGATCCGCGCGACGTGGGCGTCCTCCATCCGGTAGGCGCGTACCGTCGCCGAGCCGCGCAACGCTTCGGCCGTCGCCTGCGTACGCTCGCCCGTCGCCACCCGCTCGCGGGCGTAGTACGGCACCGAACGCTTGAGGTACCAGCGCAGCGCCAGCGCGTACGCGGGTGCGGCGGCCAGCCCGGCGAGGCCGAGCCGCCAGTCGAGGGCGAAGAGCCCGAGCGCGGTCAACACGACGGACAGCGTCGCGCCGAGGAAGGCGGGGCCGCTGGTGGCGACCACGTTCGTCACCACTGCCACGTCGTCACCGGCCCGGGCCACCAGGTCCCCGGTCCCGGCGCGTTCCAGGGTGGCCGACGGCAGGTGCAGGGCACGATCGAGGACCCGCTCCCGGAGCCGGGCCAGCACGGTCTCACCGAGGCGTGCGGCGACCGCGGCTCCGGCCGCGGTGAGGAGCCCCGCGAGCACCGCGGCACCCGCGATGACGCCCGCCCAGGCCACGACCTGCGGTGTGGCGGTTCCGGCGATGACGTCGTCGACGAGGCGACCGAGCACCCAGGGGGCGACGAGCCCGGTCGCGGACGCGGCGACCAGCAACGTGCCGGCGACGGCGCTGAGCAGTGGCAGGCGGGCCAGTTCGGTGCGGAGGGCGGCCCAGGTCTGTCGGCCGGTGGCCGTGGGTAGCAGGTGCCGGGGCTCGACGCCGCTCGCGGTCGACGGGTCGGTCATCGCAGGATCTCCTCCCGGTAGCGGGTGTCGCTGGCGAGCAACCGCTCGTGCGGACCCTCGGCGACGACCCGACCCTGGTCGATCACGGCGACCCGGTGGGTGAGGTGCAGCAGGGCCGGGCTGGTGGTGATCAGCACCGTGCCGCGGTTGCCCGCGGCGCGGACCGCGGCCAACCCTTCGGCGAGCAGTGCCTCGGTCACCGCGTCGACCGCCGTGGTGGGGTTGTGCAGCACCAGCACCGGCGGGTCGGCGACGAGCGCTCGGGCGAGCCCGATCCGCTGCCGCTGCCCGCCGGACAGGTTCGCCCCGCGTTCGGTGAGCCGGCGGTCGAAGCCGTGCGGGTGTGCGGCGAGCACGTCGTCGGCGGCGGCAGCCCGCACGGCGGCCCGCAGGACCGTGTCGTCGACGTGGGCACCGGCGCTGAGATTGGCGCGCAGGGTGCCCTCGAACAGCGCCACGTCATGCTGCTCCACCAGGACCACGGCGCGCACGGCGTCGATGTGCAGGTCCTCGACGGGTACGCCGTCGACGTACAGCGTCCCCCGGTAGTCCGCGCGGGGCACCCGGCCGGCCAGCAGCGCGACCAGCGCCTCGGCCTCGCTCGGGTCGTAGGCGAGCACGCCCAGGATCTCACCGGCGCTGACGTGCAGGCTGACGTTGTCGAGGCCCGCGTGCGAGACCGCGTCGAGGGCGAGCCGGGACGGGCCCGGCTCGGGCGGCCCGGCGTCGCCCGTCGCGAGGACCGGCGTCGCGCCGAGAACCCGGGCGACCCGCGCCGCCGAGGCCCGGGCCATGGCGAACAGTTGTACGCAGTATCCGAGCGTCTGCACCGGCTCGGCGATGAACTGGGCCAATCCGACGACGGCGACGAGTTCGCCGATGGTCAGCCGACCCTGGAGTGCGAGCCAGCCCGCGACGCCGGCCACCGACGCGAGGAAGAGGCCGTTGACCATGGTGGTGAGACCGAGGTGCAGGCCCTTGGTGGTGGCGGCGCGCAGCGTCACGTCGAGGGCGTGCCGGCTGGCACCCGCGTACCGTCGGGCCGCGTGGTCCTGTGCGCCGATGCCACGCAGTACGCGCAGGCCGGTGACGAGGTCGACGGCGAGCGCGGTCGTGGCCGCCAGGGCCTCCTGCTGCGACGTGCTGCGCCGGGTGAGCAGGGGCGCCATCCGCTGGAGGGCGAAGATCAGCAGCGGTACGCCGACGAGCACCCCGAGCCCGAGGGGGACGTCGACGACGAGCAGCGCGACGGCCGCGACCACGATCGCGGTGAGCGCTGCGGCGGTGAGCCCGGCGACGCGTACCACCAACGCGGACAACTCGGCGTCGGAGGCCGTGACGGACAGCAGCTCTCCGTCGCGCAGGCCCGAGCGGTGTCCGCGCGGGTCGAGGGCGCTTCGGGCGATCTCGACGCGGGTCGTGTGCGCCTCGTGTTCGACGGCGGCGTAGGCCAGCCGCGCACCGGTCCGGTAGGCGAAGGCGAGGGCGGTGAACAGGGCGGCGAGGCCGGCGAGGGAGAGCAGCAGCGCGCGGACGTCGCCGGTGGCCACCGCCCGGTCGATGATCACGCCGATGGCGACCGGTACGAGGGCTTCGGTGGCCTGGTGGGCGCAGAGCAGCACGATGCCGAGCACCACCCGGCGGCGCTGTCGGCGCAGGGCGCGGCGCAGCACCACGCTCCCGCTGATCGAGGCGACTGTCATGCTCGGATCGATGGGGG is a window of Micromonospora sp. WMMD961 DNA encoding:
- a CDS encoding ABC transporter ATP-binding protein produces the protein MTDPSTASGVEPRHLLPTATGRQTWAALRTELARLPLLSAVAGTLLVAASATGLVAPWVLGRLVDDVIAGTATPQVVAWAGVIAGAAVLAGLLTAAGAAVAARLGETVLARLRERVLDRALHLPSATLERAGTGDLVARAGDDVAVVTNVVATSGPAFLGATLSVVLTALGLFALDWRLGLAGLAAAPAYALALRWYLKRSVPYYARERVATGERTQATAEALRGSATVRAYRMEDAHVARIADRSAVARDLSLEIFGLFTRFGLRINRSEFVGLAAVLLAGFLLVREDLSTVGAATTAALYFHRLFNPIGLLLFESDSVLQAGASLARLVGVTTLPDTASSDSPRPARPERPEPAALEVTVAQHRYDDGPVVLRDIALRLAPGERVALVGASGAGKSTLAGIIAGIIEPSQGSVSLRGVPLAQLGEHRLRREIALVSQEVHVFAGPLAEDLRLADPAATDAELTRALDLVGATQWLRTLPDGLATAVGEGGRQLTAAQAQQLALARLVLADPAVAVLDEATAEAGSAGARDLDRAAVAATEGRTTLIVAHRLSQAATADRIVVLDQGRVAEHGTHAELLAAGGGYSHLWRSWRTPDPVPPSARTGRHPKVGAPGTFPDRPATTRVRG
- a CDS encoding ABC transporter ATP-binding protein, producing MTVASISGSVVLRRALRRQRRRVVLGIVLLCAHQATEALVPVAIGVIIDRAVATGDVRALLLSLAGLAALFTALAFAYRTGARLAYAAVEHEAHTTRVEIARSALDPRGHRSGLRDGELLSVTASDAELSALVVRVAGLTAAALTAIVVAAVALLVVDVPLGLGVLVGVPLLIFALQRMAPLLTRRSTSQQEALAATTALAVDLVTGLRVLRGIGAQDHAARRYAGASRHALDVTLRAATTKGLHLGLTTMVNGLFLASVAGVAGWLALQGRLTIGELVAVVGLAQFIAEPVQTLGYCVQLFAMARASAARVARVLGATPVLATGDAGPPEPGPSRLALDAVSHAGLDNVSLHVSAGEILGVLAYDPSEAEALVALLAGRVPRADYRGTLYVDGVPVEDLHIDAVRAVVLVEQHDVALFEGTLRANLSAGAHVDDTVLRAAVRAAAADDVLAAHPHGFDRRLTERGANLSGGQRQRIGLARALVADPPVLVLHNPTTAVDAVTEALLAEGLAAVRAAGNRGTVLITTSPALLHLTHRVAVIDQGRVVAEGPHERLLASDTRYREEILR